A genomic region of Acidobacteriota bacterium contains the following coding sequences:
- a CDS encoding helix-turn-helix domain-containing protein translates to MNTAPADVECISEVQRAGVLLQPLRLEILCRARTPQSAAAIAEQMGLPRQKVNYHVRQLEEARFLRRAGRRLKRNLVEQRYQATARAYVLAPQVLGPLKALPQEEQDRFSAGYLLALTSQAQQDLSVLMEAAEKEGKRLPTLSLSASIRFRDPRQRQQFTEALQDAVTEVIGRFTAPDRAPDGGPGQGRPYRLFLGCHPAPPVKPAKTNQAKDQP, encoded by the coding sequence ATGAACACGGCACCAGCAGACGTAGAATGCATTTCAGAGGTCCAGCGGGCGGGGGTCTTGTTGCAGCCTTTGCGGCTGGAGATCTTGTGCCGGGCCCGCACTCCCCAATCAGCGGCGGCCATCGCAGAGCAGATGGGTCTGCCCCGTCAGAAGGTCAACTACCACGTCAGGCAGTTGGAAGAGGCCCGCTTCTTGCGCCGGGCCGGCCGGCGCCTCAAGCGCAACCTGGTGGAGCAGCGCTATCAGGCCACCGCCCGCGCCTACGTGCTGGCGCCCCAGGTGCTGGGTCCGCTTAAAGCATTGCCCCAGGAGGAGCAAGACCGTTTCAGCGCCGGCTATCTGCTGGCCCTGACCAGCCAGGCCCAACAGGATCTGAGCGTCCTTATGGAGGCCGCGGAAAAAGAAGGAAAACGCCTGCCGACCTTGTCCCTTTCGGCTTCCATCCGCTTTCGCGATCCGCGCCAGCGGCAGCAGTTTACCGAGGCCTTGCAGGATGCCGTAACCGAAGTGATCGGGCGCTTTACGGCTCCCGACCGAGCCCCCGACGGCGGCCCCGGCCAGGGCCGTCCATACCGGCTTTTCCTGGGCTGCCACCCGGCGCCGCCGGTGAAGCCCGCCAAGACCAACCAAGCAAAGGATCAACCATGA
- a CDS encoding SRPBCC domain-containing protein, whose product MSNGQKQKERIVEQEITTSASPRRVWKAWTDPDHISNWFVDRAEGEPREGTVFTWCFDEFGMEIPYQVVEADPERRFVLGFEHEQRSGLLEIDISSQGGVTKLRLVNSGFAEGESWEDEYEGIDSGWRMALALMRHYLERHYGQSKRNFMAARPSPLPIPQLPPFLRRQQHLQEWLIDSGRIGELGQACKLGLKGGRALSGRVLADSGREIQLSWDEIDGALALKCFSAGPGRPMAGLHVVSWSLSESAMQDLRKELEPILDRLSQYLSASAAGA is encoded by the coding sequence ATGAGCAACGGCCAAAAGCAGAAAGAACGCATCGTAGAGCAGGAGATCACGACTTCGGCCTCACCCCGGCGGGTGTGGAAGGCCTGGACCGATCCGGACCACATTTCCAACTGGTTCGTGGACCGGGCCGAGGGCGAGCCTCGGGAAGGAACCGTCTTCACATGGTGCTTCGACGAGTTCGGAATGGAGATCCCTTATCAGGTGGTGGAAGCCGATCCCGAGAGGCGTTTCGTCCTCGGCTTTGAGCACGAGCAACGCAGCGGACTGCTGGAAATCGACATCAGCAGCCAGGGCGGGGTCACCAAGCTGCGTCTGGTCAACTCGGGATTCGCCGAGGGCGAGAGCTGGGAGGATGAATACGAGGGCATCGATTCGGGCTGGCGCATGGCCCTGGCGTTGATGCGCCATTACCTGGAGCGGCACTACGGGCAAAGCAAGCGCAACTTCATGGCGGCCCGGCCCAGTCCGCTGCCCATTCCCCAACTGCCTCCCTTTCTGCGCCGGCAGCAGCATCTGCAGGAATGGCTGATCGACTCAGGCCGGATCGGAGAGTTGGGCCAGGCTTGCAAGTTGGGTCTGAAGGGCGGACGCGCACTCAGCGGACGCGTATTGGCCGACAGCGGACGCGAGATCCAGCTTTCCTGGGATGAAATCGACGGCGCCCTGGCGCTGAAGTGCTTCTCGGCCGGCCCCGGCCGCCCCATGGCGGGCCTTCACGTCGTCAGTTGGAGCCTCTCCGAGTCCGCCATGCAGGACTTGCGAAAGGAATTGGAGCCGATCCTGGACCGCCTCTCACAGTACCTCAGCGCTTCTGCCGCGGGCGCTTAG